The Chryseobacterium suipulveris genome window below encodes:
- a CDS encoding carboxypeptidase regulatory-like domain-containing protein, translated as MKRLLFLFSFFAAVLTFAQNSITGKITDEDGKPIPSASVTVEEVGKDAIIAFSITNSKGEYKVTFTTNDPNVDLKVKAFNQKPLTRTVKNQNQNLDFKLESDATEIKEVKLKSKMITKRGDTITYDLKAFESKADRTLADVLKKIPGIEVNKDGSILYQGEPINKFYVNGKDLMEGGYGTINNSLPKDAVQKVEVMENHQPVKILQDKVPSENAAINVKLKNSVTMTGRGEVGAGFDPMLWNVKLTPMFFSQKNQWVVNYKANNTGETVEKEGNLLSFGSRFEGRRRQSSQNNWINVESASTPNLPEKRYLMNNVHFFSANVLTNPFKNKEWEFKASANYSNNAISRDSYQETVYSPSNIFPNGMTVSQEISNKFYSNASKAEMIFTKNAKKGFFKNTTTWNGFWKADRADAHRIELTRERSATESMESPTGSFQNSLSTIIPWKEKLVNFMSYFNYQKDRQSLNVTPGSYFDPFIFPEAGIYGQIRQDISTRVMDVNHSASVGFTYKKWTITPEVGLNLNFNNMDSQIFGTEQNGFNSLGDKFRNDMHWNQIQPYSQVGFNYKGSSINFNLTLPLNFYGMDYQDNVRNISREISKTVLEPTMFMSYDFASFYKLWVFGSINYNFGNFGSLYGGYLLTNPSSIGIRNSPLPENISRNIGSRLEYRNPLNNLFFNVAYNFGNSTNNLITSTTITPGTSLTDIIEYKNSPVSQMERAEIGKYFPKFKSNVSTSFINRDTNNFRLLNGNIIESKNNGQTFGFKFNNTYFSWMSVDYNLSMNWNKNKNLYDNSEFKSSGWNHNLALFVYPIENHTIGFNWDDISSKTLNDSYRNSFYDLSYQYTWSKKKIDFEVKWLNIANKKLYEVVSVDAATNSVSRTSINIRPSQVMFTVKFNFK; from the coding sequence ATGAAAAGATTGCTTTTCCTTTTTTCTTTTTTCGCCGCTGTCCTCACTTTTGCCCAAAATTCTATTACCGGAAAAATTACGGACGAAGATGGCAAACCAATTCCAAGCGCGAGTGTAACCGTGGAAGAAGTCGGCAAAGACGCGATTATCGCCTTTTCCATTACCAATTCCAAAGGAGAGTATAAAGTGACTTTTACCACCAATGATCCAAATGTGGATTTAAAGGTGAAGGCATTTAACCAAAAACCTTTAACCAGAACCGTAAAAAACCAAAACCAGAACCTCGACTTCAAACTGGAATCTGATGCGACCGAAATTAAGGAGGTAAAGCTGAAATCGAAAATGATTACCAAAAGAGGCGATACCATTACCTATGATTTAAAAGCATTCGAAAGCAAAGCTGACCGAACCTTGGCAGATGTTCTGAAAAAAATTCCGGGAATCGAGGTGAACAAAGACGGCTCCATTCTTTACCAAGGAGAACCAATCAATAAATTTTATGTCAACGGAAAAGATTTAATGGAAGGCGGTTACGGAACCATCAACAATTCGCTACCGAAAGACGCGGTACAGAAAGTGGAAGTGATGGAAAACCACCAACCGGTGAAGATTCTTCAGGATAAAGTTCCATCTGAAAACGCAGCAATTAACGTTAAACTAAAAAACTCGGTGACGATGACGGGAAGAGGGGAAGTTGGCGCCGGATTCGATCCAATGCTGTGGAACGTGAAACTCACGCCGATGTTCTTTAGCCAAAAAAATCAGTGGGTAGTAAACTACAAAGCCAACAATACCGGTGAAACGGTGGAGAAGGAAGGAAACCTGCTCTCTTTCGGAAGCCGTTTTGAGGGAAGAAGAAGACAGTCGTCACAAAATAACTGGATCAATGTGGAAAGTGCTTCTACGCCTAATCTTCCGGAGAAAAGATATTTGATGAACAACGTCCATTTTTTCTCGGCAAACGTTCTGACCAATCCTTTTAAGAACAAAGAATGGGAATTCAAGGCAAGTGCGAACTATTCGAACAACGCGATTTCGCGTGACTCTTATCAGGAAACGGTGTACAGTCCGTCGAACATTTTTCCTAATGGAATGACAGTTTCGCAGGAAATCAGCAATAAATTCTACAGCAACGCTTCGAAAGCGGAAATGATCTTTACCAAAAATGCCAAGAAAGGTTTCTTTAAAAACACCACGACCTGGAACGGTTTCTGGAAGGCCGATCGAGCCGATGCACACCGAATTGAACTGACGAGAGAAAGATCTGCCACAGAATCGATGGAATCACCGACAGGAAGCTTCCAGAACTCGCTTTCTACGATTATTCCGTGGAAGGAGAAGCTCGTCAATTTCATGAGCTACTTCAATTATCAGAAAGACCGGCAAAGTTTGAACGTAACCCCCGGAAGTTATTTCGATCCGTTCATTTTTCCTGAAGCCGGTATTTACGGACAAATCAGGCAGGATATTTCGACGAGAGTGATGGACGTCAATCATTCTGCTTCGGTGGGTTTCACTTATAAAAAATGGACGATCACGCCGGAAGTCGGTTTGAATTTGAACTTTAATAATATGGACTCGCAAATTTTCGGAACTGAGCAAAACGGTTTCAATTCGTTGGGCGACAAGTTCAGGAACGATATGCACTGGAACCAGATTCAGCCGTATTCGCAAGTTGGATTTAACTATAAAGGAAGCTCGATCAACTTCAACCTTACTTTGCCGCTGAATTTCTACGGAATGGATTATCAGGACAATGTGAGAAATATTTCGAGGGAGATTTCGAAAACCGTTTTGGAACCGACGATGTTTATGAGTTACGATTTCGCCTCGTTTTACAAACTCTGGGTTTTTGGAAGCATCAATTATAATTTCGGAAACTTCGGTTCGCTTTACGGCGGATATTTGCTCACAAACCCTTCAAGCATCGGGATTAGAAACAGTCCGTTACCTGAAAACATCAGCAGAAACATCGGTTCCCGATTAGAATACCGAAATCCGCTGAACAACCTTTTCTTCAACGTTGCCTACAATTTCGGAAACTCGACCAATAATTTGATAACAAGTACCACGATTACTCCCGGAACTTCGCTTACAGATATCATCGAATACAAAAACTCCCCAGTTTCGCAGATGGAAAGAGCGGAAATCGGGAAGTATTTTCCGAAGTTCAAATCCAATGTTTCAACGAGTTTTATCAATCGTGATACGAACAATTTCCGTTTGCTGAACGGCAATATTATCGAGTCGAAAAACAACGGGCAGACTTTCGGGTTTAAATTCAACAATACCTATTTTTCGTGGATGAGCGTGGATTACAACCTGTCGATGAACTGGAATAAAAACAAGAACCTCTACGACAATTCGGAGTTTAAATCTTCCGGTTGGAACCACAATCTCGCGCTCTTCGTTTATCCAATTGAAAACCACACGATCGGTTTCAACTGGGACGATATTTCGAGCAAAACATTGAACGACAGTTACCGAAACTCCTTCTACGACCTCTCTTACCAATATACTTGGTCGAAAAAGAAAATCGATTTCGAGGTAAAATGGCTGAACATCGCCAACAAAAAACTGTACGAAGTAGTTTCAGTAGATGCAGCAACCAATTCTGTTTCAAGGACTTCGATCAACATCCGACCAAGTCAGGTGATGTTTACGGTGAAATTTAATTTTAAGTAA